The sequence GGGGAAAAGCAATTGCCGTCACCTTTGGTGTCTGGAGTGCCCTGACCCGATTTGAGGTATCCCTTGCTTATGCGATCATCTTGGCTATATTGCTTGCCATATCTACTATAATCAAGAAAGGCAAGCCAGTTTCGACGGAAGCCAATGCTTTTCAGGCTGTATTCGGGATGCTGCTTGTGTCAGTATATTTGTACCTCAGGAACTTCTCCATGCCGTATTTCTGCTTGTGGTTCCTAAATTTACTATTATTGAGCTATACAAATAAAAGTAAAATTGCGATTTATTTAAAAAGAAAAAACTATCATGGATCTTAACACTGTTTCTCAGCTTTTAAGCTGGATAGGTTGTTTTTTTTAGAGACTTTACGGT comes from Paenibacillus sp. 19GGS1-52 and encodes:
- a CDS encoding glycerol-3-phosphate acyltransferase, with amino-acid sequence MIIVLTLVEFLCGSLMFSYWLGRIARKDLKSVGDGNPGAFNLWNAAGYKLGLAGVLLDFMKGYLPLVLFIENGVVQGYEIVLIAAAPIVGHAFSPFMKFKGGKAIAVTFGVWSALTRFEVSLAYAIILAILLAISTIIKKGKPVSTEANAFQAVFGMLLVSVYLYLRNFSMPYFCLWFLNLLLLSYTNKSKIAIYLKRKNYHGS